One window of the Macaca thibetana thibetana isolate TM-01 chromosome 13, ASM2454274v1, whole genome shotgun sequence genome contains the following:
- the LOC126933710 gene encoding LOW QUALITY PROTEIN: transcription initiation factor TFIID subunit 9-like (The sequence of the model RefSeq protein was modified relative to this genomic sequence to represent the inferred CDS: deleted 1 base in 1 codon) — protein MESGKMASPKSMPKDAQMMAQILKDMGITEYEPRVINQMLEFAFRYVTTILDDAKIYSSHAEKATVDADDVRLAIQCRADQSFTSPPPRDFLLDIARQRNQTPLPLIKPYSGPRLPPDRYCLTAPNYRLKSLQKKASTSAGRITVLWLSVGSVTSRPSTPTLGTPTPQTMSVSAKVGTPMFLTGQRFTVQMPTSQSPAVKAQTFPATSAVQNVLINPSLIGSKNILITTNMVSSQNTANESSNALKRKCEDDDDDDDDDDDDDYDNL, from the exons ATGGAGTCTGGCAAGATGGCTTCTCCCAAGAGCATGCCGAAAGATGCACAGATGATGGCACAAATCCTGAAGGATATGGGGATTACAGAATATGAGCCAAGAGTTATAAATCAGATGTTGGAGTTTGCCTTCCGATATGTGACCACAATTCTAGATGATGCAAAAATTTATTCAAGCCATGCTGAGAAAGCTACTGTTGATGCAGATGATGTGCGATTGGCAATCCAGTGCCGCGCTGACCAGTCTTTTACCTCTCCTCCCCCAAGAGATTTTTTATTAGATATCGCAAGGCAAAGAAATCAAACCCCTTTGCCACTGATCAAGCCATATTCAGGGCCTAGGTTGCCACCTGATAGATATTGCTTAACAGCTCCAAACTATAGGCTGaaatctttacagaaaaaggCATCAACTTCTGCGGGAAGAATAACAGTCCTGTGGTTAAGTGTTGGTTCAGTTACTAGCAGACCAAGTACTCCCACACTAGGCACACCAACCCCACAGACCATGTCTGTTTCAGCTAAAGTAGGGACTCCCATGTTCCTCACAGGTCAAAGGTTTACAGTACAGATGCCTACTTCACAGTCTCCAGCTGTAAAAGCT CAGACTTTTCCTGCAACCTCAGCAGTTCAGAATGTTCTGATTAATCCCTCATTAATTGGGTCCAAAAACATTCTTATTACCACTAATATGGTGTCATCACAAAATACTGCCAATGAATCATCAAATgcattgaaaagaaaatgtgaagatgatgatgatgacgatgatgatgatgatgatgatgactatgATAATTTGTAA